The following DNA comes from Terriglobales bacterium.
ATCCCGTTCCGCGCGGAAGCGCCCTGGCTGAACGTCCTGCTGCTGGCGATCCCGGCGGCCATCGTGCTGCACTTCACCGGCGGCTCGGCCTTCCTGATCTTCCTGTTCGCCGCCCTCGGCATCATCCCGCTGGCGGGCATCCTGGGGGACTCGACCGAAGCGCTGTCGGAGCGCGCCGGGCCGACGATCGGCGGCATCCTGAACGCGACCATGGGGAACGCCACCGAGCTCATCATCGCGTTCTTCGCGCTGCGCGCCGGGCACATCGAGGTCGTCAAAGCCTCGCTGACCGGCTCCATCATCGGGAACCTGCTGCTGGTGCTGGGCCTGGCCATCATCGCGGGCGGCTGGAACCGGCAGCGGCAGAGCTTCTCGCGCGTGGCGGCGGGCGCCAACACCACCATGCTGTTCCTGGCAGTCGCGGCGCTGGTCATGCCCGCGGTCTTCGACCTGGCGGTCTACGGCTCGCTGCGCCACCAGGACAGCCGCATCGAGCAGCTCAGCCTGTGGACCAGCGGGGTGCTCATCGTCATCTACGGCATCAGCTTCCTGTTCGCGCTCAAGACGCACAAGGCGCTGTTCACGCCGCACGAGGAAGCCGCGCCCGGCCACTCCGCCGGCCGCATGTCGCAGAGGCGCGCCTTCGGCTCCATGACGCTCGCGACCCTGCTCATCGCCTACCTGAGCGAGATGCTGGTGGGGGAGATCGACGCGGTCACGCAGACCCTGGGCTGGACCGAGCTGTTCGTGGGCGTCATCGTGGTGGCCATCGTGGGGAACGCCGCCGAGCACTCCACCGCCATCCTGATGGCGCGGCGCGACAAGATGGACCTGGCGTTCACCATCGCCGTGGGCTCGAGCACGCAGATCGCGCTCTTCGTCGCGCCGGTGCTGGTCTTCCTCTCTTACGCGATCGGCCGCCCGATGTCGCTGGTGTTCAACGCCTTCGAGATCGTGGCGGTCGCGCTCTCGGTGCTGGTGGTCGAGATGATCTCCTCCGACGGCGAGACCAACTGGTTCGAAGGCGCGCAGCTGCTGGCGCTCTACGCGATGCTGGGCGTGGCGTTCTTCTTCGTGCCGGGGTAGGAGATTGCAGGAAGCGAGTCTTCAGACTTCAGTCTTCAGACATCAGGAAATCAAAGGCCCCCGCAATCTCCTGAAGACTGACGTCTGAAGTCTGAAGACTATTCTGCGATCAGGAAGCGGCGGCGCGCTTCGCCACCGGCGTATTGATGGGCACGGTAACAATGCCGAGCCGGCGGTCGATGGCGAGGGTGAGGCGCTCGGCGCACTCGTCGCACAGCCAGTAGTGCTCCACGCGCTGCGGACCTTTGCGGTCGCCGACCAGCTGCGGACCGGAGGGCAGCGGCCCGTGGTCGTCCACCGGAACCAGGAACAGGCGTCCCTTGCGCAGGTAGTGGAAGTCGTTGTTACAGACGGCGTTCGCGCACTTCGTGACCATTGGAGACCGCTCCAGGCCAGAGGCTCATGCGGTGGAAGGGAAGGCCGCGCTTGCCGGCCCGAGGACACTGATCGCTACTCATACGATGCAGCAACCCTGCTCGCGGTGGCTGTGGAAAAACTATGCGCTCCGCCGCGGCTGCATCCGCTTCCTGCCGCTGCCGGAGGCCC
Coding sequences within:
- the cax gene encoding calcium/proton exchanger encodes the protein MAKPAKWWERIPFRAEAPWLNVLLLAIPAAIVLHFTGGSAFLIFLFAALGIIPLAGILGDSTEALSERAGPTIGGILNATMGNATELIIAFFALRAGHIEVVKASLTGSIIGNLLLVLGLAIIAGGWNRQRQSFSRVAAGANTTMLFLAVAALVMPAVFDLAVYGSLRHQDSRIEQLSLWTSGVLIVIYGISFLFALKTHKALFTPHEEAAPGHSAGRMSQRRAFGSMTLATLLIAYLSEMLVGEIDAVTQTLGWTELFVGVIVVAIVGNAAEHSTAILMARRDKMDLAFTIAVGSSTQIALFVAPVLVFLSYAIGRPMSLVFNAFEIVAVALSVLVVEMISSDGETNWFEGAQLLALYAMLGVAFFFVPG